One Ureaplasma urealyticum serovar 8 str. ATCC 27618 genomic window carries:
- a CDS encoding YitT family protein, with the protein MNNNEEKTHPKNRIKKIFNWRNKTKEALRTENNLLKQISNEATIQQSVQIEKIRYKAGLLKFAALYSTKKIFLRYLIIVIFSLLASLLVLLLVHNTGIYSAGIMGTSQGIARILQSIMISNHSSPKEAKLAYDIMFWLFAIFVNIPLLVFSYKKIGKHFTLMTLTYIVTVQVFGFALSQIPNVEKIMIFGDNRLSYPPINSFFTNSILDEKIAQNIEANVLSYANISNLEIRNEFINYVQANPNATIGDLFHLNQTTAYRQALYEFAKPLYVFHDLIVNKVQILSWVDPDQASKIPSILIYAVIYPIFDGIFLSIIYIAGGSSGGTDIISFWYSKKYGKPTGSILTYFNVATLIIGIVLGSFAPAGMINPRYWDAQYFFSPNMVASILASIVLGIVFNIYFPKHKSLKIQVYSKNTSAIIENLRANDFNNSITLNSLSDSLSLRTNYSLEIISPYIELPSLIHLVRDIDKDCLIVIYPIIDIDGEMVVRKSTIS; encoded by the coding sequence TTGAATAATAATGAGGAAAAAACGCATCCTAAAAATAGAATTAAAAAGATTTTTAATTGAAGAAATAAAACTAAAGAAGCATTAAGAACCGAAAATAATTTATTAAAGCAAATAAGTAATGAAGCAACAATTCAACAAAGTGTACAAATTGAAAAAATTCGCTACAAGGCTGGTCTTTTAAAATTTGCTGCTCTTTATTCAACTAAAAAAATCTTTTTACGCTACTTAATCATTGTTATTTTTTCACTTCTTGCGAGTTTATTGGTTTTATTATTAGTTCATAATACTGGAATTTATTCAGCGGGAATTATGGGAACATCACAAGGGATTGCGCGGATTTTGCAATCAATTATGATTTCGAACCATAGTTCGCCAAAAGAAGCAAAATTAGCATATGATATTATGTTTTGATTGTTTGCAATTTTTGTAAACATTCCCTTACTAGTTTTTTCATACAAAAAAATTGGTAAACACTTTACATTAATGACATTAACATACATTGTTACTGTTCAAGTCTTTGGTTTTGCTTTAAGTCAAATTCCAAATGTTGAAAAAATTATGATCTTTGGGGACAATCGTTTAAGTTACCCACCTATTAATTCATTTTTTACTAATAGCATCTTAGATGAAAAAATAGCTCAAAATATTGAAGCTAATGTTCTAAGCTATGCAAACATCTCTAATTTAGAGATTCGAAATGAATTTATAAATTATGTACAAGCAAACCCTAATGCAACAATTGGTGATTTATTTCATTTAAATCAAACCACAGCTTATCGTCAAGCTTTATATGAGTTTGCAAAACCTTTATATGTTTTCCATGATCTTATTGTTAATAAAGTGCAAATTTTATCTTGAGTTGATCCAGATCAAGCAAGTAAAATTCCTTCTATTCTAATTTATGCAGTTATTTATCCGATATTTGATGGTATTTTCTTATCAATTATTTATATTGCTGGAGGATCATCTGGAGGAACAGATATTATTTCATTCTGATATTCTAAAAAATATGGAAAACCAACTGGTTCAATTCTAACTTACTTTAATGTAGCAACATTAATTATTGGGATTGTTTTAGGATCATTTGCACCTGCTGGTATGATTAATCCGCGTTATTGAGATGCTCAATATTTCTTTTCACCAAACATGGTAGCTTCTATTCTTGCTTCAATTGTTTTAGGAATTGTCTTTAATATTTACTTCCCAAAACACAAGAGTTTAAAAATTCAAGTTTACTCAAAAAATACGAGTGCAATTATTGAAAATTTACGTGCTAACGATTTTAATAATTCTATTACTTTAAATAGTTTAAGTGATTCATTATCATTAAGAACAAATTATTCATTAGAAATTATTTCACCATACATTGAATTACCATCCTTAATTCATTTAGTTCGTGATATTGACAAAGACTGCTTAATTGTTATTTATCCAATTATTGACATTGATGGAGAAATGGTTGTTAGAAAATCAACAATTAGTTAA